Proteins encoded within one genomic window of Brassica rapa cultivar Chiifu-401-42 chromosome A09, CAAS_Brap_v3.01, whole genome shotgun sequence:
- the LOC103842420 gene encoding UDP-glycosyltransferase 84B2, which produces MGSSECHETHVLMVTLPMQGHINPMLKFAKHSSRSNLRFTLATTDQARDLFSSAAATTTGNNPCNPVDLAYFSDGLPKDDPRAEPTLLESLRNVGGNNLSKIIGENRFSCIISSPFTPWVPAVAAAHNIPCAILWIQACGAYSVYYRYYMKTNVFPDNLEDMNQTVKLPSLPLLEVRDLPSFILPCEGSHFYKLMAEFADCLKYVKWVLVNSFYELESEIIESMSNLKPIIPIGPLVSPSLLGANQDQTLDGENLDMWKADDHCMKWLDKQARSSVVYISFGSLLKSSVDQVESIATALRNRGVSFLWVIRPKENAQNVAVLQEMVQEGQGVVIEWGPQERILSHVAISCFVTHCGWNSTIETVAAGVPVVAFPSWTDQPIDARLLVDVFGIGVRMRNDAVDGELKVTEVERCIEAVTKGTAAAGMRKRATELKQAARLAMAPGGSSAQNLDSFVRDITTI; this is translated from the coding sequence ATGGGAAGTTCCGAGTGTCACGAAACTCATGTTCTAATGGTAACACTACCAATGCAAGGTCACATCAATCCAATGCTCAAATTCGCCAAACATAGCTCACGATCAAACCTCCGCTTCACCCTGGCCACCACTGATCAAGCCCGTGACCTCTTCTCTTCCGCCGCCGCCACCACCACCGGAAACAACCCATGTAACCCGGTGGATCTCGCTTACTTCTCGGACGGTCTGCCTAAAGACGACCCAAGAGCCGAACCAACTCTCCTAGAGTCATTGAGAAATGTCGGAGGAAATAACTTGTCTAAGATCATTGGTGAAAACAGATTCTCTTGCATCATCTCTTCTCCTTTTACCCCATGGGTTCCAGCCGTCGCAGCAGCTCACAATATCCCTTGTGCGATCCTCTGGATCCAAGCTTGTGGAGCTTACTCGGTGTACTACCGTTACTACATGAAGACAAACGTTTTTCCCGACAATCTCGAAGATATGAATCAGACAGTGAAACTACCGTCTTTACCATTGTTGGAAGTGAGAGATCTCCCTTCGTTTATCTTGCCTTGTGAAGGAAGTCACTTCTATAAGCTCATGGCAGAGTTCGCAGATTGTTTGAAATATGTGAAATGGGTTTTGGTGAACTCGTTTTACGAACTCGAATCAGAGATCATCGAGTCGATGTCGAATCTCAAACCTATAATCCCAATAGGTCCTCTAGTTTCTCCTTCTCTGTTGGGAGCTAATCAGGACCAAACCCTAGATGGGGAAAATTTGGATATGTGGAAAGCTGATGATCATTGTATGAAGTGGCTTGACAAGCAAGCTAGGTCTTCCGTTGTTTACATATCTTTCGGAAGCTTGCTCAAATCTTCGGTGGATCAAGTCGAGAGCATAGCGACGGCTCTGAGAAACAGAGGAGTTTCATTTCTCTGGGTGATTAGACCTAAGGAGAACGCCCAAAACGTCGCCGTTTTGCAAGAGATGGTACAAGAAGGACAAGGGGTCGTTATTGAGTGGGGTCCTCAAGAAAGGATATTGAGCCACGTGGCGATCTCTTGTTTTGTTACACATTGTGGCTGGAACTCCACGATAGAGACGGTGGCGGCTGGTGTTCCGGTGGTGGCATTCCCGAGCTGGACGGATCAGCCGATTGACGCAAGACTGCTGGTGGATGTGTTCGGGATAGGTGTGAGGATGAGAAACGACGCCGTAGACGGCGAGCTTAAAGTCACAGAGGTAGAGAGATGCATTGAGGCTGTGACAAAGGGAACTGCGGCGGCGGGTATGAGGAAGAGAGCAACGGAGCTTAAGCAGGCTGCAAGATTGGCGATGGCGCCTGGTGGATCTTCGGCTCAAAATTTGGACTCGTTCGTCAGAGATATCACAACCATTTGA
- the LOC103842421 gene encoding UDP-glycosyltransferase 84B2 → MGSIESQETHVLLVALPYQGHLKPMLKFAKLLSRPNLHFTLATTEQARDLLSTAAEDEQPCPVDLAFFPDGLPKDDPRDADSLIVSLRNVGAKNLSEIVESKRFSCMVTVPFAPWVPSVAAAHNIPCALLWIEACGAFSVYYRYYMKTNTFPDNLEDLTQTVELPGLPMLEVGDLPSFLLPSAGSHLNNLMVDFVECLKNVKWVLVNTFHELESEIIDSMSELKPVMPIGPLVSPFLMGADEEKTVDNGDCMEWLDKQARSSVVYISFGSLLKSSVNQVESIATALRNRGVSFLWVIRPKENAQNVSVLQEMVQGEQGVVIEWGPQERILSHVAISCFVTHCGWNSTIETVATGVPVVAYPSWIDQPLDARLLVDVFGMGVRMRDDAVDGELKVAEVERCIEAVTEGPAAEDMRRKAMELKNAATSALEPGGSSARNVDLFIAEINNQSTT, encoded by the coding sequence ATGGGAAGTATTGAGAGTCAAGAAACACATGTTCTATTGGTAGCCCTACCGTACCAAGGTCACCTCAAACCAATGCTCAAATTCGCCAAACTTCTCTCACGACCGAACCTACACTTCACTCTCGCCACCACCGAGCAAGCCCGTGACCTCCTCTCGACCGCCGCAGAAGATGAACAACCTTGCCCGGTGGACCTCGCTTTCTTTCCCGACGGTCTACCTAAAGACGACCCAAGAGATGCAGATTCTCTCATCGTCTCGTTGAGAAATGTCGGAGCCAAGAACTTGTCTGAAATCGTCGAATCAAAGAGATTCTCTTGCATGGTCACCGTGCCATTTGCTCCATGGGTTCCAAGTGTTGCAGCTGCACACAACATCCCTTGTGCACTCCTCTGGATCGAAGCTTGTGGAGCTTTCTCGGTTTATTACCGTTACTACATGAAGACAAACACTTTCCCCGACAATCTCGAAGATCTGACACAAACCGTTGAGTTACCAGGTTTGCCAATGTTGGAAGTTGGAGATCTCCCTTCATTTCTCTTGCCTTCTGCAGGAAGTCACCTAAATAACCTAATGGTGGATTTCGTCGAGTGCTTGAAAAATGTGAAATGGGTTTTGGTTAATACATTTCACGAACTCGAGTCAGAGATAATCGATTCGATGTCCGAGTTGAAACCGGTAATGCCTATCGGTCCTTTGGTTTCTCCATTTCTAATGGGAGCTGATGAAGAGAAAACCGTAGATAATGGTGATTGCATGGAGTGGCTTGACAAGCAAGCTAGGTCTTCGGTTGTTTACATATCTTTCGGAAGCTTGCTCAAATCTTCGGTTAATCAAGTCGAGAGCATAGCGACGGCTCTGAGAAACAGAGGAGTTTCATTCCTCTGGGTGATTAGACCTAAGGAGAACGCTCAAAACGTCAGCGTTTTGCAAGAGATGGTTCAAGGAGAACAAGGGGTCGTTATCGAGTGGGGTCCTCAAGAAAGGATATTGAGCCACGTGGCGATCTCTTGTTTTGTTACACATTGTGGGTGGAACTCGACGATAGAGACGGTGGCGACAGGTGTTCCGGTGGTGGCGTACCCGAGTTGGATCGATCAGCCGCTTGACGCGAGATTGCTTGTGGATGTGTTCGGAATGGGAGTGAGGATGAGGGATGACGCTGTGGACGGCGAGCTTAAGGTCGCGGAGGTTGAGAGGTGCATTGAGGCTGTCACGGAAGGACCCGCCGCGGAGGATATGAGGAGGAAAGCGATGGAGCTGAAGAATGCAGCGACATCGGCGTTGGAGCCTGGTGGTTCGTCGGCTCGGAATGTGGACTTGTTCATCGCCGAAATCAACAACCAGTCAACCACCTGA
- the LOC103842422 gene encoding probable receptor-like protein kinase At2g23200: MEKLCFRYSVSLFMTIVAIVLLLPRHTLSATSPYSRPEKFYVNCGSDSNITYGGRTFVGDMISGGNSLSFSSKGTEAINQSGPGIYGTVRIFRRPSSYNLQLDSVGLHFVRLHVSSRTDLLTSRFTVSATSGSTHHFKSFSVQNFTETPRVEEFLLMINSRKLEIRFVPEPTYVALVNAIEVFSANNDLEITPESDKNLHTVYRLNVGGQKVTPENDTLGRTWSLDDDFLYQRDAARNNRTAQQPNYDSGSATEYTAPAFVYQTAKAINRSSSDQTDMLMNVTWSFKVKNKTKHFIRAHFCDILSGSQSPDSDFYLYVNGRVRKNVNPSEQIRLVTPFYIDVVDVSDGSGLLNVSIGTKEPRKDAGFLNGLEVMEFLNKSDSSDKSSSLVYIIIGCVAAGLVLVLSLLLMVFLKRRRSKKKKKKPEEEATVWSPVELYRGGSSDNRLFDPVYNSPLRTNRPFDPVHNSPLRNLNLGLKIAFEDIRRATNNFDPQWLIGKGGFGDVYKAILPDGSRAAIKRAKTGSGQGIQEFQTEIQVLSRIRHKHLVSLKGYCDENAEMILVYEYMEKGTLKEHLYGSDMPSLTWKQRLEICIGAARGLHYLHSGSEGIIHRDVKSTNILLDENNVAKVADFGLSKLAVREQDPVNISMNIKGTFGYLDPEYLQTHIFTEKSDVYAFGVVLLEVLCARPALAHDLPHEEVNLAEWALFCLSKGIVDEVLDTKLIGQIEASSLRKFMEIVEKCLRDCGEERPSMGDVIWDLEYVLQLHMTPVQREPHEDSTMTISGVGGGNSLVVPRLMVSDSFSENSFVQKKSSDGDSSETQVFSQLKISEAR, from the coding sequence ATGGAGAAACTCTGTTTTAGATACTCTGTTTCTCTCTTCATGACAATTGTAGctattgttcttcttcttccacgtCACACTCTTTCCGCTACTTCTCCATACTCTCGTCCCGAGAAGTTCTACGTCAACTGTGGGTCGGATTCTAACATCACCTATGGTGGTCGGACCTTCGTCGGAGATATGATCTCCGGTGGTAACTCCCTCTCCTTCAGCAGTAAAGGAACCGAAGCCATCAACCAATCCGGACCGGGAATCTACGGGACGGTGAGGATATTCAGACGCCCTTCTTCTTACAACCTCCAACTCGATTCTGTCGGTCTACACTTTGTGCGTCTCCATGTCTCCTCTCGGACAGACCTTTTAACTTCTCGCTTCACCGTCTCCGCCACTTCTGGCTCCACTCACCACTTCAAAAGTTTCTCGGTTCAGAACTTCACCGAGACTCCACGAGTAGAGGAGTTTCTCCTGATGATCAACTCGCGGAAACTCGAAATCCGGTTTGTTCCTGAACCTACCTATGTAGCTCTTGTCAACGCCATCGAAGTGTTCTCCGCTAATAACGACCTCGAGATTACGCCCGAGTCCGACAAGAATCTCCATACGGTTTACAGATTAAACGTAGGAGGGCAGAAAGTTACTCCTGAAAACGACACCTTGGGACGTACCTGGTCGCTAGACGACGACTTCCTCTACCAAAGAGATGCTGCGAGAAACAATAGAACAGCGCAACAGCCTAACTACGATTCGGGTTCGGCCACGGAGTACACAGCGCCTGCTTTCGTCTACCAGACGGCTAAAGCAATCAACCGCAGCTCGAGCGACCAAACGGATATGTTGATGAACGTTACTTGGTCGTTCAAggtgaaaaataaaacaaagcattTCATCAGGGCTCACTTCTGTGATATCTTGAGCGGTTCGCAAAGCCCCGACTCCGATTTTTATCTGTATGTGAACGGGCGAGTGAGGAAAAACGTAAATCCTTCAGAGCAGATTAGGCTGGTCACTCCTTTTTATATCGACGTCGTGGACGTCTCTGATGGGTCTGGACTCTTGAATGTTAGCATAGGTACTAAGGAGCCCCGTAAGGATGCTGGTTTTCTTAACGGTCTGGAGGTGATGGAGTTTCTGAACAAATCAGATTCTTCGGATAAAAGTAGTTCCCTGGTTTACATCATTATTGGTTGTGTTGCTGCTGGTTTGGTCTTGGTCTTGAGTTTGTTGCTTATGGTTTTCTTGAAACGGAGgagatcgaagaagaagaagaagaaaccagaGGAGGAGGCAACTGTATGGTCTCCTGTGGAACTGTACAGAGGTGGGAGTTCCGACAATAGACTATTCGATCCGGTGTATAATTCGCCATTACGCACCAATAGACCTTTCGATCCGGTCCATAATTCGCCACTACGCAACCTAAACTTAGGCTTGAAGATTGCATTCGAGGACATTCGGAGAGCTACAAACAACTTCGACCCCCAGTGGTTGATCGGGAAAGGCGGTTTCGGAGACGTTTACAAAGCCATTCTTCCGGATGGAAGCAGGGCAGCCATCAAGAGAGCGAAGACCGGTTCAGGACAAGGGATACAAGAGTTTCAAACCGAGATCCAAGTCTTGTCAAGAATCCGGCACAAACACCTCGTTTCTCTAAAAGGCTACTGCGACGAAAACGCGGAGATGATCCTTGTCTACGAGTACATGGAGAAAGGTACGCTTAAAGAGCATCTCTACGGCTCGGATATGCCTTCGTTGACGTGGAAACAGAGACTAGAGATATGCATTGGAGCAGCCAGAGGATTGCATTATCTCCACAGCGGCTCGGAGGGAATCATCCACAGAGACGTCAAATCAACAAACATACTACTAGACGAGAACAACGTCGCCAAAGTTGCGGATTTCGGGCTCTCGAAGCTCGCGGTCCGCGAACAAGATCCGGTCAATATCAGCATGAACATCAAAGGGACGTTCGGTTACCTCGACCCGGAGTACCTGCAGACGCACATCTTCACGGAGAAATCGGACGTGTACGCGTTCGGAGTCGTACTCCTGGAGGTTCTGTGCGCGAGACCTGCTCTCGCGCACGACCTTCCGCACGAGGAAGTGAACCTCGCGGAATGGGCGTTGTTCTGCCTATCGAAAGGGATAGTCGACGAGGTTTTAGATACGAAACTGATTGGTCAAATAGAGGCGAGTTCTTTGAGGAAGTTCATGGAGATTGTGGAGAAGTGTTTAAGGGACTGCGGCGAAGAGAGGCCGAGCATGGGGGACGTGATCTGGGATCTTGAGTATGTTCTGCAGCTTCACATGACGCCGGTTCAGAGAGAGCCTCACGAGGATAGCACCATGACGATCTCGGGCGTGGGAGGTGGAAACTCGTTGGTGGTTCCGAGGTTGATGGTGAGTGATTCGTTTAGCGAAAACTCGTTTGTTCAGAAGAAGAGCAGCGATGGAGATTCATCCGAGACTCAGGTTTTCTCCCAGTTGAAGATCTCTGAAGCAAGATAA
- the LOC103842423 gene encoding cytochrome P450 81D11, whose protein sequence is METHFLVLSLAFFFLISLKLLFGKLHIKFNLPPSPARPLPLIGHLHLLKQPLHRTFLTFSKSLGGAPIFSLRLGNCLAVVVSSYSVAEECFTKNDIVLANRPEFIVGKHIEYNFTTMTSAPYGDHWRNLRRISTLEIFSSHKLNSFLSVRTDEIRHLLLRLSKNSQHGFARVEMRSLFMDLTINNILRMMAGKRFYGDGTEQDDNARRVRHLIDEVVAKAGAGNANDYIPILRWFTNFEKQVKELAGRVDEFLQSLVDEKRANKEKGNTMMDHLLSLQEMQPDYYTDVTLKGIIIVMILAGTETLTGTLEWAMLNLLNHPEVLRKARTEIDTKIGFDRLIDEPDTKSLPYLQGIVLETLRLHPAAPTLVPHMTSDDCMLAGYDVPRGSMLLVNVWAMHRDPSVWEDPEMFKPERFENEKEKQKLLSFGIGRRACPGVGLTHRLVTLALGSMVQCFEWERTGEEYIETREAPMMRPATPLLAMCKARPIVHKTLDAFA, encoded by the exons ATGGAAACCCATTTCCTAGTTTTATCTCTCGCTTTCTTCTTTCTCATTTCTCTAAAACTTTTGTTTGGTAAACTGCATATCAAGTTTAACTTACCACCAAGTCCGGCAAGACCACTGCCTTTGATTGGACACCTTCACCTACTCAAGCAGCCGCTCCACCGTACATTCCTAACCTTCTCTAAGTCCCTCGGCGGTGCTCCAATATTCTCCCTCCGCCTCGGAAACTGTCTCGCGGTTGTCGTCTCCTCCTACTCCGTCGCTGAAGAGTGCTTTACTAAAAACGACATTGTTTTGGCTAACCGGCCAGAGTTCATTGTCGGAAAACACATTGAGTACAACTTCACCACTATGACCAGTGCGCCTTATGGTGACCACTGGAGAAACTTGCGCCGTATCAGCACTCTCGAGATCTTCTCGTCACACAAGCTCAATAGCTTCTTATCTGTTCGTACGGACGAGATCCGACACTTGCTACTGCGTCTCTCCAAGAACTCTCAACAT GGGTTTGCGAGGGTGGAGATGAGATCATTGTTTATGGACTTGACTATAAATAACATCCTTAGAATGATGGCTGGGAAACGATTCTATGGTGACGGAACAGAGCAAGACGACAACGCGCGGCGAGTGAGACATCTGATTGACGAGGTGGTGGCCAAGGCAGGCGCAGGCAATGCTAACGATTATATCCCAATCTTGCGTTGGTtcacaaattttgaaaaacaggTCAAGGAGTTAGCTGGCCGAGTCGATGAGTTCTTACAGAGTCTGGTGGATGAGAAACGTGCTAATAAAGAAAAGGGCAACACTATGATGGATCACTTGCTTTCTCTCCAAGAAATGCAGCCTGATTATTATACAGATGTCACTCTGAAAGGAATCATAATA GTTATGATTCTTGCTGGAACTGAAACATTAACAGGGACGTTAGAATGGGCCATGTTGAATTTGTTGAATCATCCAGAGGTATTAAGGAAAGCAAGAACCGAAATCGATACCAAGATCGGTTTTGACCGGTTAATAGATGAACCGGATACTAAAAGTCTTCCTTATCTCCAAGGGATTGTGTTGGAGACCTTACGTCTTCACCCGGCAGCTCCGACACTTGTGCCCCACATGACATCAGACGATTGCATGTTGGCAGGGTACGATGTTCCACGTGGGTCAATGCTATTGGTAAACGTTTGGGCTATGCATAGAGACCCATCTGTATGGGAAGATCCAGAAATGTTCAAGCCAGAGAGGTTCgaaaatgaaaaggaaaagCAAAAGTTGTTGTCTTTTGGGATCGGACGACGAGCTTGTCCCGGGGTCGGGCTAACTCATCGGCTAGTGACCTTGGCTCTCGGATCGATGGTTCAGTGTTTTGAATGGGAGAGAACTGGAGAAGAGTATATTGAAACTAGAGAAGCACCCATGATGCGTCCAGCGACTCCCTTGCTAGCCATGTGTAAAGCTCGTCCCATTGTCCATAAAACTCTCGATGCTTTTGCTTGA
- the LOC103842424 gene encoding cytochrome P450 81D11 encodes MAPVPSYTYPCGNLNIFFIPTFVSVIIIQKFAKVELRSLFGNFQINNILRMIAGKRFYGDGAEQDDDSKRVRQLVDEAVSSAGVGHASDYLPLLRWVTSYERRVKKLAVRVDEFLQGLVEEKRSQKEKGNTMIDHLLSLQKTQPDNYTDVTVKGLIVVPRTLEWAMLNLLNHPEVLKKAKIEIDTKIGLDRLMDEPDALNLPYLQCIVSEIFRLYPAAPLPPRKATDDCIVGGYNFQRGTTVMANVWAIHRDPDIWEEPEKFKPERFEKKGEDKKLITFGMGRRACPGSGLAQRVLRLALGSMIQCSEWERVGEEYVDTTEATTMLPATPLLAMCRARPIVHKILNA; translated from the exons ATGGCTCCAGTACCATCTTATACTTATCCATGTGGTaatcttaacattttttttattcctaCCTTTGTTTCTGTGATAATAATTCAGAAGTTTGCAAAGGTGGAGTTGAGGTCACTGTTTGGGAACTTCCAAATCAATAATATCCTCAGGATGATAGCCGGAAAACGATTCTATGGAGACGGAGCAGAGCAAGACGACGATTCAAAACGCGTGAGGCAGTTGGTTGACGAAGCAGTATCAAGTGCTGGTGTAGGACACGCCTCTGACTATCTTCCTCTCCTCCGTTGGGTTACTAGTTATGAGAGAAGGGTCAAGAAGTTGGCGGTTCGGGTGGACGAGTTTCTTCAAGGACTTGTAGAGGAGAAACGTTCACAAAAAGAAAAGGGTAACACTATGATTGATCACTTGCTTTCTCTCCAAAAAACTCAACCTGATAATTATACGGATGTCACCGTCAAAGGACTAATAGTT GTACCAAGAACCTTGGAATGGGCGATGTTGAACTTGTTGAACCATCCAGAAGTATTAAAGAAAGCAAAGATTGAAATCGATACCAAAATTGGTTTAGACCGGTTAATGGATGAACCAGATGCTTTGAATCTTCCTTACCTCCAATGTATCGTATCAGAGATTTTTCGACTTTACCCGGCAGCTCCGTTACCTCCACGTAAGGCGACAGATGATTGCATAGTTGGAGGCTACAACTTCCAGCGTGGCACGACGGTAATGGCAAATGTATGGGCCATTCACCGAGACCCTGATATATGGGAAGAGCCAGAAAAATTTAAGCCAGAGCGGTTcgagaagaaaggagaagataaAAAGTTGATAACGTTTGGGATGGGACGAAGGGCTTGTCCGGGGTCTGGGCTAGCTCAGCGGGTACTGCGGTTGGCTCTAGGGTCGATGATTCAGTGTTCTGAATGGGAGAGAGTTGGAGAAGAATATGTTGACACTACCGAAGCAACCACAATGCTTCCAGCGACACCTTTACTAGCCATGTGTAGAGCTCGCCCTATTGTTCATAAGATTCTAAATGCTTAA